Proteins found in one Geomonas subterranea genomic segment:
- the pyrR gene encoding bifunctional pyr operon transcriptional regulator/uracil phosphoribosyltransferase PyrR: protein MVTNRNELLDAAGIDRILTRIAHEIFERNKGGDKLVLVGISNGGDYMAVLLQHKLQDITSCKVPIGTVDIAMHRDDIASRRKVVVGKTEMNFSVNDCQVILIDDVLFTGRTVRAAIDAIFELGRPRNIQVAVLIDRGHRELPIRPDYVGRSLPTSRAEDIEVKYGDDRVPQTVALVRMAELSEACA from the coding sequence GTGGTCACGAACAGAAATGAGCTGTTGGACGCGGCGGGCATAGACAGAATTCTCACCAGGATCGCCCATGAAATTTTTGAGCGCAACAAGGGGGGCGACAAGCTGGTATTGGTCGGCATATCAAACGGCGGCGACTACATGGCTGTATTGCTGCAGCACAAGCTTCAGGACATAACCAGTTGCAAGGTGCCAATAGGAACGGTCGACATCGCCATGCACCGAGATGACATTGCAAGTCGTCGTAAGGTAGTAGTGGGGAAGACCGAGATGAACTTTTCGGTCAACGACTGCCAGGTGATTCTGATCGATGACGTACTTTTCACCGGGCGCACCGTTCGGGCTGCGATTGACGCAATTTTCGAGTTGGGGCGCCCGCGTAACATACAGGTCGCAGTCCTAATCGACCGTGGCCATCGCGAGCTTCCGATACGCCCGGATTATGTGGGGCGCAGTCTCCCGACGTCTCGGGCTGAGGATATTGAGGTGAAGTACGGAGATGATCGCGTACCCCAGACCGTCGCCTTGGTCCGCATGGCAGAGTTATCGGAGGCTTGTGCATGA
- a CDS encoding oxamate carbamoyltransferase subunit AllH family protein, whose amino-acid sequence MQAGSIGCEALRLSRHNAAGRVVGVFARAAHLEAGGEVVTVGDSSISRHPYTISLAGCLPSLELGERFRFEEAGLMFERRGWFNLRGLEEFSPQAGVCRPALSICQLHCLAETRRALGGCYRQGGLGELLFCAHDQSPFAMAAEAQVATLKNALEREAWGALIGPIGGLAGLGVGLTPSGDDFLCGFFASLVFRRESGLWGPSKEDIDRWAQLAAAGTSTFSGQMIRCAARGLVTEEVAAWLTAVHLGRPEGIFDLTRKIASFGHTSGTDQLCGLVTTLESLLRSKVVNKRDSFQFYTPPVIGETCHSKRDRRTN is encoded by the coding sequence GTGCAGGCGGGAAGCATCGGTTGCGAGGCGCTGCGCCTGTCCCGTCACAATGCTGCGGGGAGGGTAGTCGGTGTCTTCGCGCGTGCGGCCCACCTTGAGGCAGGCGGCGAGGTGGTCACCGTGGGGGATTCAAGTATTTCCCGCCACCCCTACACCATAAGCCTCGCCGGTTGCCTTCCCTCTCTTGAGCTGGGAGAGCGTTTCCGGTTCGAAGAAGCTGGCCTCATGTTCGAACGCAGGGGCTGGTTCAATCTGAGAGGCCTTGAAGAATTTTCTCCGCAAGCCGGGGTTTGTCGGCCGGCCCTGAGTATTTGCCAGCTTCACTGTCTTGCCGAGACCAGGCGTGCGCTTGGAGGATGTTACCGCCAAGGAGGGCTGGGGGAACTTCTCTTCTGTGCTCATGACCAGAGCCCGTTCGCTATGGCTGCCGAGGCGCAGGTCGCCACTTTGAAGAACGCGCTGGAGCGTGAGGCCTGGGGGGCGCTTATTGGACCGATCGGCGGACTGGCCGGCCTGGGGGTGGGGCTAACCCCATCTGGAGACGATTTCCTCTGCGGCTTTTTCGCCTCCCTCGTTTTCCGCAGGGAAAGCGGACTGTGGGGGCCTTCGAAGGAGGATATCGACAGATGGGCACAGTTGGCAGCGGCCGGAACCTCCACTTTCTCTGGCCAGATGATTCGCTGTGCGGCCCGGGGACTTGTGACCGAGGAAGTGGCCGCTTGGCTCACAGCAGTTCATCTAGGCAGGCCAGAGGGGATTTTTGATCTAACGCGCAAAATTGCCAGCTTCGGGCACACCAGCGGAACTGATCAACTTTGCGGTCTAGTTACGACCCTTGAAAGTCTTCTGCGCAGTAAGGTGGTGAACAAGAGGGATTCTTTTCAGTTTTATACACCGCCAGTGATAGGTGAAACATGCCACAGCAAGAGAGACCGGCGCACCAACTAG
- a CDS encoding TIGR00730 family Rossman fold protein: MKRICVFCGSSPGMRPAYVDAARELGRSLVHADMELVYGGGGVGLMGALAQSVLDAGGRVTGVIPRLLVEKELAHKHLSELHIVESMHQRKALMAQLADGFIALPGGIGTLEELVEILTWSQLGIHHKACGLLNIEGYYDRFLGFFSHMIEEQFAPPATIETLAVSAEPAELLQAMSRFQQPHLDKVGWALGFADT, encoded by the coding sequence ATGAAACGTATCTGTGTCTTTTGCGGATCCAGTCCCGGTATGCGACCGGCCTATGTGGATGCCGCGCGGGAACTTGGCCGCTCACTGGTACATGCCGACATGGAACTCGTGTACGGCGGGGGGGGCGTAGGACTCATGGGGGCTCTGGCGCAATCCGTCTTGGATGCAGGCGGCAGGGTGACTGGCGTCATTCCACGGTTGCTCGTTGAGAAGGAGCTGGCCCACAAGCACCTGAGCGAGCTTCACATCGTAGAGTCGATGCACCAGCGCAAGGCACTGATGGCGCAACTCGCAGACGGCTTCATCGCCTTGCCCGGCGGCATTGGCACTCTCGAGGAACTCGTCGAGATCCTCACTTGGTCTCAGCTCGGCATTCACCATAAGGCTTGCGGGCTGCTGAACATTGAAGGGTACTACGACCGGTTCCTAGGGTTCTTCAGCCATATGATCGAAGAACAGTTTGCGCCGCCAGCTACGATCGAAACCCTCGCGGTTTCAGCTGAACCCGCGGAATTACTTCAGGCTATGTCACGTTTCCAGCAGCCTCATCTCGACAAGGTTGGATGGGCACTCGGATTTGCCGACACTTGA
- a CDS encoding ABC transporter substrate-binding protein, whose translation MKILNAVGMKKAAVLVCAVFILAAMACWSAGNAAEKPVRVAYLQNDIHHLPFWVARDMGFLARQGANVEVAGVFRSGPDIMSAFAAGALDMAYVGVAPATAAVANGTADVVVLSQSNAEGSALVVASNGRHLVKTVKDLEGKSVAIPGLSTVQDFLLKESLTKQGVRLDRVKFLVVKPPEMISALRNGDVDAFIAWEPYPAKASQMGVGRTLVSSGEMWPGHPCCVVVADAKFLASHPDQVNAVLRAHRQAVEWIGKNRDKAVDIAVKYTGMDEKTIRSAMKTVHYNPTLDADGVRRYARFLTGLGYIRIKDVDGFIGKFVRQESAAQRAGR comes from the coding sequence ATGAAGATCTTGAATGCTGTTGGTATGAAGAAGGCGGCCGTCCTGGTTTGTGCAGTGTTTATCCTTGCGGCGATGGCCTGCTGGAGCGCCGGTAATGCCGCGGAGAAACCTGTTCGGGTCGCTTACCTGCAAAACGACATTCACCACCTGCCGTTTTGGGTCGCCCGCGACATGGGCTTTCTGGCACGCCAGGGGGCAAACGTCGAGGTAGCGGGGGTGTTTCGCTCCGGCCCGGATATCATGTCGGCCTTCGCCGCCGGGGCCTTGGACATGGCGTACGTAGGGGTCGCACCGGCAACCGCAGCCGTTGCCAACGGCACGGCCGACGTGGTGGTGCTATCACAATCTAACGCCGAGGGGTCGGCCTTGGTGGTCGCCTCGAACGGCAGGCATCTGGTGAAGACGGTCAAGGATCTGGAAGGGAAGAGTGTTGCCATCCCCGGCCTGTCCACGGTGCAGGATTTCCTCCTCAAGGAGTCGCTCACCAAGCAGGGGGTGCGGCTTGACCGGGTTAAGTTTTTGGTGGTCAAGCCCCCTGAAATGATCAGCGCTCTGCGCAACGGCGATGTCGACGCATTCATAGCATGGGAGCCGTATCCCGCCAAGGCGTCCCAGATGGGGGTAGGGCGCACCCTCGTCTCATCGGGCGAGATGTGGCCCGGCCATCCCTGCTGTGTAGTGGTCGCCGATGCTAAATTCCTCGCTTCCCACCCCGATCAGGTCAACGCAGTATTGCGGGCCCACCGACAGGCTGTCGAGTGGATTGGTAAGAACAGGGATAAGGCTGTCGACATCGCGGTGAAATACACGGGGATGGACGAAAAGACCATCCGGAGCGCTATGAAAACAGTCCACTATAACCCCACTCTGGATGCAGACGGGGTCCGCCGTTACGCGCGCTTTCTTACCGGCCTGGGGTACATCCGCATCAAGGACGTAGACGGTTTCATTGGCAAGTTCGTGCGGCAGGAATCAGCGGCACAGCGCGCCGGACGATGA
- a CDS encoding ABC transporter permease codes for MRPKALISSVCLVALWQAFCQAGIVSPIKAPAPSQVLEGMVELALNGMPPGSKLLPHIYYSLARVGWGFSLAVAIGVPLGLTMGWSRRVRSCLEAPLELLRPVPPMAWIPISILWFGIGNKAAAFIIFLGAFFPVLLNTMAGVKSIDPVILDAARTLNAARRTVFFKILIPATVPSIFTGVRIGLGIGWMTLVAAEFTGVREGYGLGYMIMTARDIQRPDLIVAGMCVIGFVGIILDKGLRVVRDRCAAWQ; via the coding sequence ATGAGACCCAAGGCTCTCATATCCTCTGTCTGTTTGGTCGCCCTATGGCAGGCTTTTTGTCAGGCGGGCATCGTCTCGCCCATCAAGGCGCCAGCGCCCTCGCAGGTCTTGGAAGGAATGGTGGAGCTAGCGTTGAATGGGATGCCCCCGGGAAGCAAACTCCTGCCGCACATTTACTACAGCCTGGCTCGTGTAGGGTGGGGGTTTTCGCTGGCGGTGGCCATCGGGGTGCCGCTGGGGCTTACGATGGGATGGTCGCGCCGGGTGCGGAGCTGCCTAGAAGCGCCACTGGAACTGCTGCGGCCGGTGCCACCGATGGCCTGGATCCCGATATCCATCCTTTGGTTCGGCATTGGCAACAAGGCTGCCGCGTTCATCATCTTTCTCGGCGCTTTCTTTCCGGTTCTTCTAAATACCATGGCGGGTGTGAAGTCCATCGACCCCGTAATTCTGGATGCTGCAAGAACCCTCAATGCTGCAAGGCGGACCGTCTTTTTCAAAATCCTCATTCCGGCCACAGTCCCCTCAATATTCACTGGAGTGAGGATTGGACTTGGCATTGGCTGGATGACCTTGGTCGCTGCTGAGTTCACAGGGGTCCGGGAAGGGTACGGGCTTGGCTATATGATCATGACTGCCCGGGACATTCAGCGGCCGGACCTGATCGTAGCTGGGATGTGCGTGATTGGCTTCGTCGGCATCATACTGGACAAGGGACTGCGTGTCGTCCGGGATCGATGTGCCGCCTGGCAGTGA
- a CDS encoding MFS transporter: MTDHTTPHSGNDERERLLRILAFATFIIFFQAFMVAPIIPELARTFGASVQGVGAVIPAYLIPYGIATLMYGLLADRVGVHRIIPASLAAFAVLTALTATATSVGQMLLWRLLTGVGASGVVPLALVVVARMFPSEERGRPLGWLFGAMAGGMAFGSTLGAVMVPVIGWRGIFLVIGGVGLLILLLFLPHRPFLAASFNPVAGSLRDLLRGYKSLLSTPRGRCTYGYVFLNSIFHSGLFTWLGVYLERRYGLGPVGIGVALLGYGVPGFLLGPVIGRAADKWGRGRLLPIGLGLGGIAAVLMLADLPLVAAALVATILSLGYDMTQPMLAGVVTFLGRERPGQAMGLNVFTLFIGFGLGSLIFGEILRFGFPAALSVFAVLELAAAACSVLLFRSEIPRREARAVGVAEAEQS, from the coding sequence ATGACAGATCATACAACCCCACATTCCGGTAATGACGAACGGGAGCGACTGCTGCGGATACTGGCATTCGCAACCTTCATAATATTTTTTCAAGCCTTTATGGTCGCACCGATTATACCCGAATTGGCCCGTACTTTTGGTGCATCGGTTCAAGGTGTCGGCGCTGTCATCCCCGCTTACCTTATCCCTTACGGTATTGCGACACTCATGTACGGACTCCTTGCTGACAGGGTAGGAGTTCATCGCATCATCCCGGCGTCGCTAGCTGCGTTTGCGGTCTTAACTGCATTAACGGCGACAGCAACCTCCGTTGGGCAGATGCTGCTGTGGCGACTCCTTACCGGAGTAGGGGCCAGCGGTGTGGTGCCGCTTGCTCTTGTGGTCGTTGCCAGGATGTTCCCTTCCGAGGAACGGGGGCGACCGCTCGGTTGGCTCTTTGGTGCCATGGCTGGAGGGATGGCCTTCGGATCGACATTGGGGGCGGTTATGGTGCCAGTTATCGGTTGGCGAGGCATTTTCCTGGTGATTGGAGGCGTAGGGCTACTTATCCTGCTGCTGTTCCTGCCGCATCGGCCGTTTCTGGCTGCGTCCTTTAATCCGGTGGCCGGCTCACTCCGAGATCTACTGCGGGGGTATAAGAGCCTGTTGAGCACACCCCGCGGACGATGCACTTATGGCTATGTATTCTTGAACTCAATTTTCCACTCTGGTCTGTTCACCTGGCTGGGCGTGTATTTAGAGAGGAGGTATGGACTCGGGCCCGTTGGTATTGGTGTCGCCCTCTTGGGGTATGGGGTTCCCGGGTTCCTGTTGGGACCGGTGATCGGTCGTGCGGCAGATAAATGGGGGCGCGGTCGGTTGCTGCCGATCGGGCTGGGCCTTGGCGGTATCGCCGCTGTGTTGATGCTCGCGGATCTGCCGCTCGTGGCCGCCGCCCTGGTCGCCACCATACTTTCACTCGGTTACGATATGACCCAGCCGATGCTAGCCGGGGTTGTCACGTTCCTGGGAAGAGAAAGGCCGGGGCAAGCGATGGGGTTGAACGTCTTCACTCTATTCATCGGATTCGGGCTTGGCAGTCTCATATTCGGTGAGATCCTTCGCTTCGGGTTCCCCGCAGCTTTAAGCGTCTTTGCCGTACTGGAGTTGGCTGCAGCTGCATGCTCTGTCCTGTTATTCCGTTCAGAGATCCCTCGTCGGGAGGCACGCGCTGTTGGTGTTGCTGAAGCAGAGCAGTCTTAA
- a CDS encoding sll0787 family AIR synthase-like protein, whose amino-acid sequence MPQQERPAHQLAQLVEELRSSRVFAGKRAISTIARQFGGQVPSHGILNGDDAAAIPDGDGYLLLAAEGIAPWLIESDPYLAGRSAVLANVNDIYAMGGRPLAMVDVICNASEERTRAIFRGMQDNADRLGVPLVGGHTSDGDGEASLALAILGRARRLLTSFDACAGDLLVLAYNQKGTFLEQHGFWNSSGERGDLELRGDLELLPQVAELGLSRAGKDVSMAGVAGTALMLAESSRLGLSIDLERLAAPPAVPVEKWLLAFFSYGFLLAVPPQNLAEVQDLFASRGLRADQIGRFRGGSQLGLAMGGVERTLWDWSEEEFTGFGK is encoded by the coding sequence ATGCCACAGCAAGAGAGACCGGCGCACCAACTAGCCCAACTCGTGGAGGAACTACGCTCCTCCCGTGTGTTTGCCGGAAAGCGGGCCATAAGCACAATCGCTCGTCAGTTCGGGGGGCAGGTTCCATCCCATGGGATTCTCAATGGCGACGATGCTGCTGCCATCCCGGACGGTGACGGCTATCTGCTTCTGGCCGCCGAGGGGATCGCTCCGTGGCTCATCGAGTCGGATCCGTATCTTGCCGGACGTTCCGCCGTCCTTGCCAACGTGAACGACATCTACGCCATGGGGGGGCGTCCGCTGGCGATGGTCGACGTGATCTGCAATGCCTCCGAGGAGCGGACCCGCGCCATCTTCCGCGGCATGCAGGACAACGCCGACCGCCTGGGAGTGCCGCTGGTCGGCGGGCATACCTCCGATGGTGACGGAGAGGCCTCCCTCGCGCTCGCCATTTTGGGACGGGCCCGGCGACTGCTGACGAGTTTCGACGCCTGTGCAGGCGACCTGCTGGTACTGGCCTACAACCAGAAAGGGACCTTCCTGGAGCAGCACGGCTTCTGGAATTCCAGCGGGGAGCGAGGCGACTTGGAGCTGCGCGGCGACCTGGAGCTGCTGCCGCAGGTGGCGGAGCTGGGGCTTTCCCGGGCCGGTAAGGATGTCAGCATGGCGGGAGTGGCGGGGACGGCTCTGATGTTAGCTGAAAGTTCACGGCTTGGTCTCTCGATAGATCTGGAGCGTCTCGCCGCTCCGCCGGCGGTTCCGGTCGAGAAGTGGCTTCTGGCGTTCTTCTCTTACGGGTTTCTCCTCGCCGTCCCCCCACAAAATCTCGCCGAGGTGCAGGACCTCTTCGCCTCCCGGGGGCTCCGGGCCGATCAGATCGGCCGGTTCCGTGGGGGCTCGCAACTGGGGCTGGCCATGGGGGGAGTCGAGCGGACCCTGTGGGACTGGTCCGAGGAAGAATTCACAGGATTCGGTAAATGA
- a CDS encoding MBL fold metallo-hydrolase, translating to MSPIRNRHAMRQPEVHLLQQGSLLRREDGNILDAHSSICLIRSGQGLIVVDTGAPEDALAVTEALWRLHLAPVDIDIVVNTHGHWDHVGCNHLFPRAVFMAHLLEPEIGSRIPVSAGSCLVRSAFTIGPGIELHPTPGHSCGSLSVVVKDAISSFGGSGADVVIAGDALPLAANYEKRVPPSIHWDRDHCVESINQIVAMAEWVVPGHDAPFRVRRTGYGEKKSDEGK from the coding sequence ATGTCACCAATACGCAACAGGCACGCCATGAGGCAGCCTGAAGTGCATTTGCTGCAGCAGGGGAGCCTGCTGCGGCGGGAAGATGGAAACATTCTGGATGCCCATTCGTCCATATGTCTTATTCGCTCCGGCCAAGGGTTAATAGTAGTTGATACCGGGGCACCTGAAGATGCTTTGGCGGTGACAGAGGCTCTGTGGCGGTTGCACCTGGCGCCTGTGGATATAGACATCGTGGTGAATACTCATGGACATTGGGACCACGTTGGATGCAACCACCTTTTTCCGAGAGCCGTTTTTATGGCCCACCTTCTGGAGCCGGAGATCGGCTCACGAATTCCGGTATCGGCGGGGAGTTGTTTGGTTCGATCAGCCTTCACGATAGGACCAGGTATCGAACTGCATCCCACCCCAGGGCACAGCTGTGGGTCCCTGAGTGTGGTCGTGAAGGATGCCATTTCTTCATTTGGAGGAAGCGGGGCTGATGTCGTAATTGCTGGGGACGCACTTCCGTTGGCAGCCAACTACGAAAAACGTGTCCCTCCCTCCATTCACTGGGATCGTGACCACTGCGTTGAGTCGATTAACCAAATAGTAGCAATGGCTGAATGGGTGGTGCCTGGGCATGATGCACCATTCAGGGTAAGGAGAACAGGATATGGCGAGAAGAAGAGCGATGAGGGAAAGTGA
- a CDS encoding (Fe-S)-binding protein — MSTNHDSSPLTGLGESEELDYAVSTCARCGYCKQVCTTHPYGNGFEAFSPRAKVHFLNELRNGRAELTPEWVDRLYQCTTCERCQEVCQTDIPLVELWEAARAETVKRGLGPMPVHLKFKEFADKNGNAYGEPNEERGRWMLPEHRPAEGAELLVFGGCTGSFKMPAMLRTGVSILQRQGIPFAYAGPGELCCGSPILRTGQIDSAKRLIAGNLDTFHRLGVKQVVTPCGGCSKTLKHDYPRWAKELGKPWEVEVLHFSEIYVRLLREGRLKPKKAINRKITYHDPCHLGRSQGIFDEPREILAAIPGVELVEMENVRADSRCCGAGGGVRANYAAMANDIAEKRIKEAIATGADTLATMCPFCQSSFAPLLQKMGNPLQLVGVEELLLQSMEE; from the coding sequence ATGAGCACTAACCACGACAGCTCCCCCCTCACAGGACTTGGGGAGAGCGAAGAGCTGGATTACGCCGTCAGCACCTGCGCCAGGTGCGGCTATTGTAAGCAGGTTTGCACCACGCACCCCTACGGCAACGGATTCGAGGCCTTCTCCCCGCGGGCGAAGGTGCACTTTTTAAACGAGCTGCGCAACGGCCGCGCCGAGCTGACCCCGGAGTGGGTGGACCGCCTGTACCAGTGCACCACCTGCGAGCGGTGCCAGGAGGTCTGCCAGACGGACATCCCGTTGGTCGAGCTTTGGGAGGCGGCCAGGGCCGAGACGGTCAAGCGGGGGCTGGGCCCCATGCCGGTCCATCTGAAATTCAAGGAGTTCGCCGACAAAAACGGCAACGCCTACGGCGAGCCCAACGAGGAGCGCGGACGCTGGATGCTCCCCGAGCACAGGCCCGCCGAGGGGGCGGAGCTCCTGGTCTTCGGCGGCTGCACCGGTTCCTTCAAGATGCCCGCAATGCTGAGGACCGGGGTCTCGATACTCCAGCGCCAGGGGATCCCGTTCGCCTATGCCGGCCCGGGCGAGCTCTGCTGCGGCAGCCCCATTCTGCGTACCGGGCAGATCGACAGTGCCAAAAGGCTCATCGCCGGGAACCTCGACACCTTCCACCGGCTCGGCGTGAAGCAGGTGGTCACCCCCTGCGGCGGATGCTCGAAGACGCTCAAGCACGACTACCCGCGCTGGGCCAAAGAACTCGGCAAACCCTGGGAAGTGGAGGTTCTGCACTTCTCCGAGATCTACGTGCGGCTGCTCAGGGAAGGACGGCTGAAGCCGAAGAAGGCGATCAATCGCAAGATCACCTACCACGACCCCTGCCACCTGGGGCGCTCTCAAGGGATATTCGACGAACCGCGCGAAATCCTGGCGGCCATTCCCGGCGTCGAGCTTGTGGAAATGGAGAACGTGCGTGCTGATTCCCGTTGCTGCGGGGCCGGCGGCGGGGTCCGCGCCAATTACGCCGCGATGGCAAACGACATCGCAGAGAAGCGGATCAAGGAAGCGATCGCCACGGGGGCCGACACCCTCGCTACCATGTGCCCCTTCTGCCAGTCGAGCTTCGCTCCACTGCTGCAGAAGATGGGCAATCCTCTGCAGTTGGTCGGGGTGGAGGAGTTGCTGCTCCAGTCCATGGAGGAGTAA
- a CDS encoding LL-diaminopimelate aminotransferase, translated as MSNNYIQTLFAERIGGSRFGKETVLYKFEKIKRAKRQAMGNNPGIELIDLGVGEPDWGADEAVVDVLRIEAGKPENRGYTDNGIEVFKEAAAKYLEKVYDVRDIDPSCEVTHGIGSKPILALLPLAFINPGDIAILTVPGYPVLGTMTEALMGNVVKLPLLEENGFLPDLDSLSAEQRRRAKLLYLNYPNNPTGATATKAFYEKVVDFAHQNQIIVVADAAYAGLTFDGEPPLSILSINGAKEVAVEIHSHSKSFNMTGWRLAFLAGNELVVKGFAAVKDNNDSGQFAAIQKAGVYCLEHPEISARTAAKYSRRHELLVAALRRVGFSVRKPKASFYLYAKIPKGTAAGVVFSSAEVFSEFLTTRSLISTVPWDDVGHYIRFSVTFVAGDEAEERRIVGEIERRLQELELVF; from the coding sequence ATGTCGAATAATTACATTCAGACTTTATTTGCAGAGCGAATCGGGGGGAGTCGCTTTGGGAAGGAAACTGTCCTATACAAGTTTGAAAAGATCAAGCGAGCGAAGCGGCAGGCCATGGGAAATAACCCTGGCATTGAATTGATCGACCTCGGAGTAGGAGAGCCTGACTGGGGTGCTGATGAGGCAGTCGTTGACGTGCTCAGGATTGAAGCCGGGAAACCTGAGAACCGTGGCTACACCGACAATGGCATCGAAGTCTTCAAGGAGGCTGCCGCCAAATATCTGGAAAAGGTTTACGATGTGCGTGACATCGATCCGAGCTGTGAGGTCACCCACGGCATCGGATCGAAACCGATTCTGGCCCTCTTACCCCTGGCCTTCATCAACCCTGGTGACATCGCAATCCTGACGGTGCCTGGCTATCCCGTCCTAGGGACCATGACGGAGGCCTTGATGGGCAACGTTGTCAAGCTGCCGCTCCTGGAGGAGAACGGATTCCTTCCCGATTTGGACTCCCTGAGTGCGGAACAGCGTCGCCGCGCAAAACTCCTCTACCTGAACTATCCTAACAATCCCACCGGGGCGACGGCTACCAAGGCATTCTATGAGAAGGTAGTAGACTTCGCCCACCAAAACCAGATCATCGTGGTGGCAGACGCTGCATATGCCGGCCTGACCTTCGATGGCGAACCTCCTCTTAGCATCCTGTCGATTAACGGTGCCAAGGAGGTAGCCGTCGAGATCCATTCGCACTCCAAGTCCTTCAATATGACTGGATGGCGCCTCGCCTTCCTTGCCGGTAACGAGTTGGTTGTCAAAGGCTTTGCGGCAGTGAAAGACAATAATGACTCCGGTCAGTTTGCCGCCATCCAGAAGGCTGGCGTCTATTGTCTGGAACATCCAGAAATCTCAGCACGGACGGCCGCGAAATATTCACGTCGTCACGAACTGTTGGTGGCCGCCCTTCGGCGTGTCGGTTTTTCCGTACGGAAACCGAAGGCATCCTTTTATCTTTACGCCAAGATTCCAAAAGGGACCGCAGCGGGAGTCGTGTTTAGCTCGGCGGAAGTTTTTTCCGAATTTCTCACCACCAGGAGCCTCATTTCCACAGTTCCCTGGGATGATGTGGGCCATTACATACGCTTCTCCGTCACTTTCGTCGCCGGAGATGAAGCAGAGGAACGGCGTATAGTGGGTGAGATCGAAAGGCGTTTGCAGGAGCTCGAACTCGTGTTCTAG
- a CDS encoding ABC transporter ATP-binding protein — protein sequence MAVNVEIRGLSKTFAGSDNRSDYRALDCLDLQVRRGEFVSLLGPSGSGKSTLLRILAGLDQDYQGEILLDGASVTGRDPRVGMVFQEFALFPWRTTLENIEAGLEFAGVPKKERRRAAMEYIAAFGLSGFESCLPKELSGGMKQRVAIARTLINNPQLVLMDEPFGALDCQMRNALHAFLIKLWLVRRDTILFVTHNVDEAVFLSDRIVVFSPSPARVLRTFDIDMPHPRDRTSFEFNQMRRTILELLASSSDPLSEKPGRHVTNTQQARHEAA from the coding sequence ATGGCAGTGAACGTTGAAATACGTGGTCTGTCAAAGACCTTCGCGGGAAGCGACAACCGGAGCGACTACCGGGCCTTGGATTGCCTGGACCTGCAGGTCAGGCGGGGAGAATTCGTTTCCTTGCTAGGCCCAAGCGGCAGCGGCAAGAGCACGCTGCTCAGGATCCTCGCCGGGCTGGACCAAGACTACCAAGGGGAAATTCTTCTAGATGGTGCCTCCGTAACCGGCCGGGACCCCCGGGTTGGGATGGTATTCCAGGAGTTCGCCCTGTTCCCTTGGCGGACCACGCTGGAGAATATCGAGGCCGGGCTTGAATTCGCCGGAGTCCCTAAAAAGGAGCGGCGTCGAGCGGCCATGGAGTACATCGCTGCGTTCGGACTTTCCGGCTTCGAGTCCTGTCTGCCGAAAGAACTGTCGGGGGGGATGAAACAACGGGTCGCCATCGCCAGAACTCTGATCAACAACCCGCAATTGGTCCTTATGGACGAACCCTTCGGCGCCTTGGACTGCCAGATGCGCAACGCACTGCACGCCTTCCTTATCAAACTGTGGCTGGTCCGGCGCGACACGATCCTTTTTGTCACTCATAACGTGGATGAGGCAGTCTTTCTCAGCGACCGAATAGTAGTTTTCTCACCCAGCCCAGCCCGGGTCCTTCGGACATTTGACATCGATATGCCGCATCCACGTGACAGGACAAGTTTTGAGTTTAACCAGATGCGGCGCACCATTTTGGAACTGCTGGCATCGTCGTCCGACCCCCTATCCGAAAAGCCGGGCCGGCATGTCACCAATACGCAACAGGCACGCCATGAGGCAGCCTGA